From Microcystis aeruginosa NIES-2549, a single genomic window includes:
- the secF gene encoding protein translocase subunit SecF, with protein MAFNVTKQRNFWWTVSALLTIGSILAMVISWFTIQAPLRPSLDFVGGTRIQIELACAKKNTCEKPLTTAEVQAILEEEGLGNSSVQVLDKYTLSVRTKTLAEEQRTKLLDTLNQKIGTFDPETGQIDTVGPTIGQELFRSGFLALLVSFFGIAVYLSFRFQRDYAFFAIVALLHDVLITLGVFAVLGLIAGVEVDSLFLVSLLTIVGFSVNDTVVIYDRVRENFANTPELSVDEIVDNAVSQTLTRSINTTLTTLLPLVAIFLFGGTTLKYFALALIIGFVAGAYSSIFIASTLLAWWRGRSHRPTLNYS; from the coding sequence ATGGCATTTAACGTTACAAAACAGCGTAATTTTTGGTGGACAGTCTCGGCCTTGCTGACGATTGGTAGTATTTTGGCCATGGTAATTTCTTGGTTCACTATTCAAGCGCCTTTACGACCGAGTTTAGATTTTGTTGGTGGCACGAGAATTCAGATAGAATTAGCCTGTGCCAAAAAGAATACCTGTGAGAAACCCTTAACTACTGCCGAAGTGCAAGCAATTTTAGAAGAGGAAGGATTGGGTAACAGTAGTGTGCAGGTGTTGGATAAATATACTTTATCGGTGCGGACTAAAACCCTAGCAGAAGAACAGAGAACAAAATTACTCGACACCTTAAATCAGAAAATTGGCACCTTTGACCCCGAAACCGGTCAAATCGATACCGTCGGGCCCACCATCGGTCAAGAATTATTTAGGTCGGGATTTTTAGCTTTATTAGTGTCATTTTTTGGCATTGCCGTCTATCTCAGCTTCCGTTTTCAACGGGATTACGCTTTTTTTGCCATTGTCGCCCTGCTGCACGACGTTTTGATCACTTTAGGGGTCTTTGCGGTTTTAGGCTTAATTGCGGGGGTAGAAGTGGATAGTTTATTTTTGGTTTCCCTCTTGACAATTGTGGGCTTTTCTGTTAACGACACAGTGGTAATTTATGATCGCGTCCGGGAAAATTTTGCTAATACCCCCGAATTATCCGTGGATGAAATTGTCGATAATGCGGTGAGTCAAACCCTAACTCGTTCAATTAATACCACCCTGACCACTTTATTGCCTCTGGTGGCGATTTTTCTCTTTGGTGGCACCACCTTAAAATATTTTGCCCTAGCTTTAATTATTGGCTTTGTAGCCGGGGCCTATTCGAGTATTTTTATCGCTAGTACCCTACTAGCTTGGTGGCGCGGTCGTTCCCATCGACCCACACTCAATTACAGTTAG